DNA sequence from the Streptomyces canus genome:
GACACGAAGGCCGCGGTCTCCAACGCGCACGCCCAGACCGCCGACGAGGCCAAGAAGTGCGCCAAGGTCAGCCCCTACAAGACGGTCGCCCTCAACGGGGTCGCCATGACACCGGAGCAGGCGTACGCGGCGTCGCCCCACAAGAAGGACTCCGACGAGTGAGGCGGGGACGGGCCCGCGGTTGTACAGTTGCGCAAGCTGGCAATCGTGAGTGAGAAGGGACGTGCGGCATGCTGCGCAACGGACTGGAGCCCTGGCATCTGCTGATCGTGGCGATCATGATCATCTTGCTGTTCGGCTCGAAGAAGCTGCCCGAGGCCGCCCGCGGGCTCGGCAAGTCGATGCGCATCCTCAAGAGCGAGGCCAAGGCGATGAAGGAGGACGGCACGGCCCACTCCTCCGCGGCCCCCGCTGAGTCTGCCCCGCAGGTCGTCCAGTCCGCGCCGGTGGAGACCACGGCAGCGCAGCCGACGGCCGAGAGCAACCCTGCCCACTGAGCTCCCGTACGGCGTCCTTCGCCGGGCGACGGTCTCCTCGGCGTGGCCGAAGAACTCACCGTCGAGGCGGCCCAACAGCCGTACAGCAAAAGCGTGTTGCGGCGCGGAGCGGCATGTCGTCGACGAAACCCGGCTGCCCGGACGGTGATTGCGGGAGCATTCCGGCCCGTGTCCGTGATGCAGGCGGCGGCGATCGCTGTCGGTGGGGGCAACTAAGCTCCCGCCCATGAGCGAGGCAGACGAGGTCCCCGGCAGACGAGTCGTCGACGGGCGCTTCGCGTTGGAAGCGCGTCTCGGCGGCGGCGGGATGGGCACGGTCTGGCGGGCCAGGGACCTGGTGCTGCACAGGATGGTCGCGGTCAAGGAGGTCCGCCCGCCGGACCGGGACCTCGCCGAGTACGACCCCGACAGCGCGCGGATGCTGCGCGAGCGGGTGCTGCGCGAGGCGCGGGCCCTGGCCCGGATCGACCATCCCAACGTCGTCACCATCCACCACATCGTCGACGGCGGCGACGGCACCTACCCGTGGATCGTCATGGAGCTGGTCAGCGGCGGCTCGCTCGCCGACCGGCTGACCCGGGAGCCGATGCCGCCGGCCGAGGCGGCGCGGATCGGCCGGGGCGTGCTGGCCGCGCTGGCCGCCGCGCACGAGGCCGGAATCCAGCACCGGGACGTCAAGCCCGCCAACGTCCTGCTCAGGTCCGACGGGCGCCCCGTCCTCACCGACTTCGGCATCGCCGCGATTCGCGAGACGACCAGCCTCACGGCCACCGGCTCCATCATCGGCACCCCCGACTTCATGGCACCGGAGCGGATCTCGGGCCACGAGGGCGGCGCCGCCTCCGACCTGTGGTCACTCGCGATGATGCTGTACACCGCCGTGGAGGGCCACCACCCGCTGCGCCGCGGCAGCACCCTCGCCACCCTCGCGGCCGTCCTCAACGAGGACGTGCCGCCGCCCGTGCGGGCCGGTGCCCTGGGTGACGTACTGATGAACGTGCTCGTACGGGATCCGGCGGCGCGGCCGTCGTCCGCCGTGCTGGACCGACGGCTGGCCGAGATCGAGTCGGGGTCCGTCGGCCCGGTGACCGCGTGGCACCAGCCCACGGCCCCGTACCCGCCGTTCGCCGGTGCGGCCCCTTCGTACCCGGGGGCCTTCGCCCCGCGCACGGCTCCCCTCACCGGAGCCCCCGCTCCGGCGGGCGTAGCAGGCCCCGTCGGATTCGGGCCGCCACCCGTTCCCGCCGGGCCCGGCCAGCCGGTGACCTCGCCCGTCCGGGCGGGACGCAAGAGCGGGGCGGGACTGCGTGTCGTGCTCAGCGTCTCGGGGACCTCGCTGGCCGGGGCCCTGGTCCTGATGTGGTGGCTGCTGCCCTTCGGGGGAGACGCGGGCGGATCGGGCGAGGCGGCGGACGGCGGCGCCTCCTCCTCCGTCGCATCGGCCCGCGAGGCGACCGGCTCCCCGGCCGCCGCCCCGGCCGTCCAGCAGTCGAGGGACACGACGACCACGAGCCTGCTCACCCCCGACGGCATCCGCACCGCCATCAAGGCGTTGAAGCAGGAGACCGGGCGGGACAGGTTCGGCGACTTCAGCGTCTACGAGGACTTCGTGTCGGCCGAGGTGATGGTCAAAGGCAGCGACAGCAAGTACGACACCTACACCTACCGTCCGGGACAGGGCGTGGAGAAGGGCCTCATCAAGGGCACCCTGTCCGGCGGCGACCAGCCCTTCCGCCTCGACGGCTTCAACTGGGACAAAGTGCCCACGCTCCTGGAAGAGGCCCGGAAGAAGCTCGACGTCGACCATCCGAACACCCGTTACGTGCTGGTGAGACAGCCCAACGACGTCTTCGACACCCCCCTCGGCATGGCCGTCTACCTCAGCAACGAATACAGCCAGTCCGGCTATCTGGAGGCGAACACCAAGGGCAAGGTGACCCGCGTCATGCCCGCGGAGGACTGACGGCCTTCCCGGGGGGCTCGTACAGCGCTGAGGCGCCGCTACCGGCTCGTCTCACAGGCGGATGACGACGAGAGCGGTGTCGTCGGCGTTGCCGGTGGGTGGGAGCAGCTCGGCCAGGAGCGCGTCGGCCAGGTCCTCGGGGGCGGCGTGGCGGTGGCGGGTGAGCGTGTCGGAGAGGCGTGCCAGGCCGGTGTCGATGTCCTCGGTGCGGCGCTCGATCAGACCGTCGGTGTAGAGGACCAGCGTGGCGCCCTCGTCGAAGGGCGCGGTGGCCTCGGGACGGATGGTGTGTTCGAGGCTGGCACCGAGCGGCGGGTCGGTGGCCCGGTCCAGGAAGGTGACCGTGCCGTCGGGGCGGAGCAGGGCGGGCGGGAGGTGGCCCGCGCTGCTGTAGGTGAGGGTGTGGTCGCCCCAGTCGATGAAGGCCGTCGCCGCCGTCGTCGACTCGGCGCCGTCGACGGAGCGGGCGTACAGCCCGAGCGCCTCCAGAGCCCGGGCAGGCCCGTCGGCGACGCGGGTGGCGGCGCTGAGCGCGCTGCGCAGCTGACCCATGACGCAGGCGGCCGCCAGACCGTGACCGACCACGTCACCGACGGCCACCGCGAGACAGTCGTCGGCCAGGTCGACGAGGTCGTACCAGTCACCGCACACGTTCAGGGAGCCGACGGCGGGCCGGTAGCGCACGGCCGCCTGATGGTGGCCGAGGGGCCCCGGGGCGGGCAGCAGGGCCTCCTGCAGAGCCAGGGCGACCTCGCGTTCGCGGGCGTGTGCCTTGCGCAGGCGTTCGTTGACCTCCTGGAGTTCCCGGGCGCGGGTGTACAGCTCGGCCTCCAGCACGCGTGCCCGGCTGTCGCCCCCCGGTCCGCCGCGGGCACGAATGAGTTCGGTGACCTCCTCCACCCGGTGCACGAGCAGCTTCACCTTCCCGTCGGTGCCGAGGACGGGCGCGTTGACCGGGCTCCAGAAGTGCTCCTGCCAGTGGCCGGCCCGATGGGGATCCTCGATGTCGTAGCGGAGCACCGCCATCGTGTCGCGCTCCCCGGAGGCCACCGCACGCAGCATCGACTCCCGCGTCTCCCGCATCCCGGCCGCGGCCGAATCATTGGGGTTCTCGGGGAAGACATCGAAGATGTAGCGGCCCAGCAACTGCTCGCGGGCACGACCGGTGAGCCGTAGGAAGTCGTCGTTGACGTCGACGTACACCAGCTCGGGCGTCAGCAACGCCACCATGCCGGGCAGAGCCCGGAACACCGCCGCGTAATCGATGTGCGGTTTCCTCATGTGCAGCCTGCCTCGACACGAGCCATCATGATGTGATTTTCCACGATAGATGGGAACAGGTCGCCGCCTCGACAGCTACCGTCATGACGCGACAGCGAACGACCTGGTCGGTTTTCTCATGGGCGCGGCCCCGGGCCGACCGCCCGAGTCCCGGAAGGACCCACTCGCATGCGTTACGCAGTCCTCGGTACCGGCATCGTCGGCCGGACGCTGGCCGGCAAGCTCGCCTCCCTCGGTCACGACGTCGTCATCGGCACCCGCGATCCCGGGGCCACTCTCGCCCGCACCGAACCCGACGGCATGGGCAACCCGCCGTTCGCCCAGTGGCACGCCGACCACGGCCAGGTGCGTCTGGAGACCTTCGAGGAGGCGGCGGCCTTCGGCGAGACGGTCGTCAACACCACCGCGGGCGAGCGGAGCCTCGATGCCCTGCAAGCGGCCGGCGCACCCCACCTGAGCGGCAAGATTCTCATCGATGTCGCCAATCCGCTGGACTTCTCCGGCGGGAGGCCGACGCTGGACCCCGTCAACACCGACAGCCTCGGCGAGCGCATCCAGCGGGCCTTCCCCGAGGCGAAGGTCGTCAAGACCCTCAACACCATGAACTGTTTCGTCATGGTGGAGCCGACCCGCGTGGCAGGGGAGCACACCGTGTTCGTCAGCGGTGACGACACCGGGGCCAAGAAGGCCGTCACGGCACTGCTGGGCTCCTTCGGCTGGCCCGAAGCGAACGTCATCGACCTGGGCGACATCACCACCGCCCGCGGCGTCGAGATGCTCCTGCCGATCTGGCTGCACCTGTACGGCACGCTCGGCCACGGCGACTTCAACTTCCACATCCAGGGGGCCCGGCCCGGCGGCTGATCCCAGGTCCAGTCCGAGCTCGGGCATGGGGCAGGGCCCTTCGGCTCACGCGGTGACCGTGCGCGTGGCGGTGTGATGGAAGGGTGGGCCTGGTGGGTTTCCGTTCGCGGCGATGAGTTCCGGGCGAGTCGGGAGTCTGTTCCGGAGACTGCCGTAGAGACATACGGCCGTCTGGAGACGTAGGGCCGTCGTAGCGACCGTACGACTGTCGCAGAGAGCACACGACTCTGCCCGGCACGAGACATCACGGAGGAACCATGACCACCACGTCTGACGACCCGAGCGCCGCGCTGCCCGACCGCCCGCCCGTCGTCGACCTGGCCACCTGGCAAAGCGCACGTGACGAGCTTCTGGTCCGCGAGAAGGCCCACACCCGTGAGGGCGACGCCATCGCCGCGGCCCGCCGCCGGCTGCCGATGGTGGAGTTCGACGGGACGGTCGAGGTCGTCGGCCCCGACGGCCCGGTGCCGTTCCTGGACCTGTTCCAGGGACGCGACGAGCTCGTGGTCTACAAGCACATGTGGTACGACGGCGCTCCATACCAGGGGCAGTGCGAGGGCTGCACCACCACGGCCTGGCACCTGAAGGACGCCGTCTACCTGAACGCGCGCGGCGTCTCGTTCGCCATCGTGACCACGGGCCCGTGGGACGAGGTGGCCCCCTTC
Encoded proteins:
- the tatA gene encoding Sec-independent protein translocase subunit TatA, encoding MLRNGLEPWHLLIVAIMIILLFGSKKLPEAARGLGKSMRILKSEAKAMKEDGTAHSSAAPAESAPQVVQSAPVETTAAQPTAESNPAH
- a CDS encoding serine/threonine-protein kinase, which codes for MSEADEVPGRRVVDGRFALEARLGGGGMGTVWRARDLVLHRMVAVKEVRPPDRDLAEYDPDSARMLRERVLREARALARIDHPNVVTIHHIVDGGDGTYPWIVMELVSGGSLADRLTREPMPPAEAARIGRGVLAALAAAHEAGIQHRDVKPANVLLRSDGRPVLTDFGIAAIRETTSLTATGSIIGTPDFMAPERISGHEGGAASDLWSLAMMLYTAVEGHHPLRRGSTLATLAAVLNEDVPPPVRAGALGDVLMNVLVRDPAARPSSAVLDRRLAEIESGSVGPVTAWHQPTAPYPPFAGAAPSYPGAFAPRTAPLTGAPAPAGVAGPVGFGPPPVPAGPGQPVTSPVRAGRKSGAGLRVVLSVSGTSLAGALVLMWWLLPFGGDAGGSGEAADGGASSSVASAREATGSPAAAPAVQQSRDTTTTSLLTPDGIRTAIKALKQETGRDRFGDFSVYEDFVSAEVMVKGSDSKYDTYTYRPGQGVEKGLIKGTLSGGDQPFRLDGFNWDKVPTLLEEARKKLDVDHPNTRYVLVRQPNDVFDTPLGMAVYLSNEYSQSGYLEANTKGKVTRVMPAED
- a CDS encoding PP2C family protein-serine/threonine phosphatase, whose amino-acid sequence is MRKPHIDYAAVFRALPGMVALLTPELVYVDVNDDFLRLTGRAREQLLGRYIFDVFPENPNDSAAAGMRETRESMLRAVASGERDTMAVLRYDIEDPHRAGHWQEHFWSPVNAPVLGTDGKVKLLVHRVEEVTELIRARGGPGGDSRARVLEAELYTRARELQEVNERLRKAHAREREVALALQEALLPAPGPLGHHQAAVRYRPAVGSLNVCGDWYDLVDLADDCLAVAVGDVVGHGLAAACVMGQLRSALSAATRVADGPARALEALGLYARSVDGAESTTAATAFIDWGDHTLTYSSAGHLPPALLRPDGTVTFLDRATDPPLGASLEHTIRPEATAPFDEGATLVLYTDGLIERRTEDIDTGLARLSDTLTRHRHAAPEDLADALLAELLPPTGNADDTALVVIRL
- a CDS encoding NADPH-dependent F420 reductase, whose product is MRYAVLGTGIVGRTLAGKLASLGHDVVIGTRDPGATLARTEPDGMGNPPFAQWHADHGQVRLETFEEAAAFGETVVNTTAGERSLDALQAAGAPHLSGKILIDVANPLDFSGGRPTLDPVNTDSLGERIQRAFPEAKVVKTLNTMNCFVMVEPTRVAGEHTVFVSGDDTGAKKAVTALLGSFGWPEANVIDLGDITTARGVEMLLPIWLHLYGTLGHGDFNFHIQGARPGG
- a CDS encoding DUF899 domain-containing protein; this encodes MTTTSDDPSAALPDRPPVVDLATWQSARDELLVREKAHTREGDAIAAARRRLPMVEFDGTVEVVGPDGPVPFLDLFQGRDELVVYKHMWYDGAPYQGQCEGCTTTAWHLKDAVYLNARGVSFAIVTTGPWDEVAPFVEFMGYTQPWYSVRGVDGPVGGDMGYLTCFLRDGDRTFLTYSTTGRGNERVSASLGLLDMTPYGRGETWEDNPEGWPKGRGACWTWRSDAEGNPTWGPTGRPVPQWTRPGATPVQTLGRHGHHH